A stretch of Candidatus Symbiobacter mobilis CR DNA encodes these proteins:
- a CDS encoding class I SAM-dependent rRNA methyltransferase — MNTLRLHPGKERSLQRKHPWIFASAIARGDAGMGETVRVVAHDGRFLAWAAYSPHSQIRARVWSFDESARIDAPYFPTLCQHAITARQRLGIDSESDAVRLIHGESDGLPGLVVDRYGSVLVAQFLSAGAERWKDAIADALLASTGLHDLYERSDTSNRALEGLPPCTGWLRGGTGTTHVIREHGWTMALDIATGHKTGYYIDQRNNRLRFAQYARLRGFDDVLNTYCYTGGFTVAALHGGARHVTSVDSSGEALALAQDNIRRNSFAEDRCTWIEADVNTTMRRFLDARRRFDAIVLDPPKFAPTVRHADKAARAYKDIHRIAFQLLRPQGVLFGFSCSSGIGVELFHKIVASASADAGVECLIVERLGAGADHPISTAFPEGEYLKGLVLIRRD, encoded by the coding sequence ATGAACACGCTGCGCCTACACCCCGGAAAAGAACGTTCGCTCCAGCGCAAACACCCTTGGATTTTTGCCTCCGCCATTGCGCGTGGTGATGCCGGGATGGGCGAAACGGTGCGCGTCGTAGCCCACGATGGGCGTTTCCTCGCATGGGCGGCATACAGCCCACATTCGCAGATTCGCGCCAGGGTATGGAGCTTCGACGAATCCGCCCGCATCGACGCGCCCTATTTCCCTACGCTGTGCCAACACGCCATCACTGCCCGGCAACGGCTGGGCATCGACAGCGAAAGTGATGCTGTGCGCCTGATTCACGGCGAATCGGATGGACTGCCCGGGCTGGTCGTCGACCGCTACGGCAGCGTGCTCGTCGCGCAGTTCCTTTCGGCAGGCGCCGAGCGATGGAAAGACGCCATTGCCGACGCACTGCTCGCATCAACAGGGCTGCATGACCTATACGAACGCAGCGACACCAGCAACCGCGCCCTGGAAGGCCTGCCACCCTGCACCGGATGGTTGCGTGGGGGCACGGGGACGACCCACGTGATTCGAGAACACGGCTGGACGATGGCCCTGGACATCGCCACCGGGCACAAGACGGGGTACTACATCGACCAGCGCAACAACCGCCTTCGCTTCGCCCAATACGCCCGGCTGCGCGGATTCGACGACGTGCTCAACACCTACTGCTACACCGGCGGGTTCACCGTTGCTGCGCTACACGGGGGCGCACGGCACGTGACCTCGGTCGACTCCAGCGGCGAAGCGCTCGCACTGGCACAGGACAACATTCGCCGCAACAGCTTTGCGGAAGACCGCTGCACATGGATCGAGGCAGACGTCAACACCACGATGCGCCGGTTCCTTGATGCCAGGCGCCGGTTTGACGCCATCGTCCTCGACCCCCCGAAGTTCGCCCCCACAGTGCGCCACGCCGACAAAGCCGCACGGGCCTACAAGGATATCCACCGCATCGCCTTCCAGCTCCTGCGCCCCCAGGGCGTGCTGTTCGGCTTCAGTTGCTCCAGCGGCATCGGCGTCGAGCTGTTCCACAAGATCGTCGCCAGCGCCAGCGCCGATGCTGGTGTCGAATGCCTGATCGTCGAACGTCTGGGCGCTGGGGCCGATCACCCCATCAGCACGGCCTTTCCCGAAGGGGAATACCTCAAAGGGCTAGTGCTGATTCGCCGGGACTGA
- the arfB gene encoding alternative ribosome rescue aminoacyl-tRNA hydrolase ArfB encodes MPSVVPVHEIEFTAIRAQGPGGQNVNKVSSAVQLRFDITASSLPEEVKEKLLALPGKRVSKDGILIIKAQTSRNQENNRINAIVRLEKIIADAMHTPRPRRPTKPTFASKQRRLKEKFLRSEVKMTRKKTDED; translated from the coding sequence ATGCCCTCAGTAGTTCCAGTACATGAAATCGAATTTACGGCCATTCGCGCTCAAGGGCCAGGTGGTCAAAATGTAAATAAGGTTTCTAGTGCGGTTCAACTTCGATTTGATATTACAGCATCTTCGCTGCCAGAGGAAGTAAAAGAAAAGTTGCTTGCGCTTCCGGGAAAGAGAGTTAGTAAAGATGGAATATTGATAATCAAAGCGCAAACATCCAGAAATCAAGAAAATAATAGGATCAATGCAATTGTAAGACTAGAAAAAATTATTGCGGATGCGATGCATACACCAAGACCGCGCCGTCCGACGAAACCAACGTTTGCATCCAAGCAACGCCGACTGAAAGAGAAATTTCTCCGATCAGAAGTCAAAATGACCAGAAAGAAAACAGATGAAGATTAA
- a CDS encoding GyrI-like domain-containing protein, whose translation MQKIDIKKELKHLYQPSVKEVVQVEVPTFQFLMVDGEGDPNTSQEYAQAVEALFSVSYTAKFIVKKGAQGMDYAVMPLEGLWWADDMSAFSTNDKKMWKWTMMIMQPYFVEDVVIEAAISEVKIKKGLPAIGKLRMEKFSEGLCAQVLHIGPFSEEGPTIERLHGFIDARTGRAGKHHEIYLSDIRRTDPTKWKTIIRQPMK comes from the coding sequence GTGCAGAAGATTGATATCAAGAAAGAACTAAAGCATCTTTACCAACCATCCGTAAAGGAAGTGGTTCAGGTTGAGGTACCAACCTTCCAGTTCCTCATGGTCGATGGTGAAGGTGATCCCAACACATCACAAGAATATGCCCAGGCAGTGGAAGCTCTATTCTCTGTTTCCTACACGGCAAAGTTCATTGTGAAAAAGGGGGCACAAGGAATGGACTACGCAGTCATGCCACTCGAGGGGCTTTGGTGGGCAGATGACATGTCTGCGTTTAGTACCAACGACAAGAAAATGTGGAAATGGACAATGATGATTATGCAGCCGTACTTCGTGGAAGATGTAGTCATTGAGGCTGCTATTTCCGAGGTCAAGATCAAGAAAGGCCTTCCGGCTATCGGAAAACTTCGGATGGAAAAGTTTTCGGAAGGTTTGTGCGCCCAAGTTCTTCACATTGGGCCATTTTCGGAAGAAGGGCCAACGATAGAGCGCCTCCATGGTTTTATCGACGCACGAACAGGCCGAGCTGGGAAGCACCATGAGATTTACCTAAGTGATATACGACGCACCGATCCAACGAAATGGAAAACAATCATCCGTCAACCCATGAAGTGA
- a CDS encoding type II toxin-antitoxin system HicA family toxin — MGNFPILKPREFIALLAALGFSEVRQRGSHQKF; from the coding sequence ATGGGAAATTTTCCTATTCTCAAGCCTCGCGAATTCATCGCACTGCTTGCAGCATTGGGTTTTTCCGAAGTTCGGCAACGCGGTTCGCACCAAAAGTTTTGA
- a CDS encoding diguanylate cyclase domain-containing protein, giving the protein MTKQNQTMSIRHYPLAVMLWLYCTACNAASPGQAASSGNSADVLTGRTFVYCFNPAWRPYDYADSGQQKGIFGDYLQLFAERLGIHVVPHQTLTWTDALDAVKRGDCDFLVGAVKTAEREQYLDFTVPYFDMVHVLIAKPDRPFIGSLSSLSGKTISGPKSGAIMQWIARDYPSIRQKYVETANESMDTIMADRVYAHVTPLDALVSDYGWLLRNLKIIGKLDYAYPISIAVRKDLPDLKNAFDTAIVSLSHDDRSAISKRWTTFTFVEEIDYTLIWQVLGVTMLLLASFAFWNHHLRQEVAKRKELEIQLLERTENLSEALNFNESMLINSPIPIGVYVESGQCVLANEAYAKFVGATREDLLAQNFYDISSWKVSSLLGDCLTALKLQEPQQREAHLVTTFGKNVWFEYRILPSHLKGEVHLLIQFFDLTERKRLEDDLRHLAFHDPLTRLPNRRLLLDRLTQALYLGKRENNYLAVLFIDLNKFKQLNDNYGHDTGDQMLVEVANRLQSIVRQSDTVARLGGDEFIVLLSRLSTDAEQAAQYAKSFVEKIHSALNSDYVLGNVHHHGSASVGIKLFLGGDMDPDQILKEADSAMYEIKKGLLQ; this is encoded by the coding sequence GTGACGAAACAAAATCAGACCATGTCGATTCGGCACTATCCCCTGGCCGTTATGCTTTGGCTATATTGTACGGCCTGTAATGCCGCATCCCCAGGGCAGGCTGCATCCTCGGGAAATTCTGCAGACGTATTGACGGGACGAACATTCGTGTATTGCTTCAACCCCGCCTGGCGCCCCTATGACTATGCCGACAGCGGTCAACAAAAGGGTATTTTTGGAGATTATCTGCAATTATTCGCTGAGCGGCTCGGAATTCACGTTGTACCCCATCAGACTCTCACATGGACAGATGCGCTAGATGCCGTCAAACGTGGCGACTGCGACTTCCTCGTTGGCGCAGTGAAAACTGCTGAGCGGGAACAATACCTCGACTTTACGGTGCCTTATTTCGACATGGTTCACGTTTTGATCGCTAAACCGGATCGACCATTCATCGGTTCATTGAGCAGCCTTTCCGGAAAGACCATTTCCGGGCCAAAGAGCGGTGCAATCATGCAGTGGATCGCTCGCGATTATCCGAGCATCCGGCAGAAATACGTCGAAACTGCCAATGAATCAATGGATACGATCATGGCTGACCGGGTATATGCTCATGTGACACCTCTCGATGCGCTGGTTAGCGATTATGGTTGGCTGTTGCGAAACCTAAAAATTATTGGCAAGCTGGACTATGCTTATCCGATTTCCATTGCAGTGCGCAAGGATTTACCAGACCTGAAAAATGCATTCGATACTGCAATCGTCTCGCTCTCGCATGACGATCGATCAGCAATTTCAAAACGCTGGACGACATTCACATTTGTCGAGGAAATCGATTACACACTTATCTGGCAGGTACTGGGCGTGACAATGTTATTGCTCGCATCATTTGCCTTCTGGAATCATCACTTGCGGCAAGAAGTTGCCAAGCGCAAGGAACTAGAGATCCAGTTGCTTGAACGCACAGAAAATCTATCTGAGGCACTCAATTTCAATGAAAGCATGCTGATCAACTCACCAATTCCGATTGGTGTCTATGTCGAAAGTGGCCAATGCGTCTTGGCTAATGAGGCTTATGCCAAATTTGTTGGGGCAACACGTGAAGACTTACTGGCGCAGAATTTCTACGATATTTCCTCGTGGAAAGTATCAAGTCTGCTTGGCGATTGCCTGACCGCCCTAAAACTTCAGGAGCCACAACAGCGAGAAGCGCATCTCGTCACTACATTTGGAAAAAACGTGTGGTTTGAGTACCGAATTCTGCCCAGTCATCTGAAAGGCGAAGTTCATTTATTGATTCAGTTTTTCGACTTGACGGAACGAAAACGCCTGGAAGATGATTTAAGGCATTTGGCATTCCATGACCCCCTCACGCGGCTCCCCAACCGCCGCCTGCTGCTAGACCGGCTTACACAAGCGCTGTATCTTGGTAAGCGTGAAAACAACTATTTGGCAGTGTTATTTATCGACCTGAACAAGTTTAAACAATTGAATGACAACTACGGCCACGATACAGGCGATCAGATGCTGGTCGAAGTTGCCAACCGATTGCAAAGTATTGTCCGTCAATCAGACACTGTAGCCCGGCTCGGTGGTGATGAGTTTATTGTGCTGCTCTCAAGACTGAGCACCGACGCGGAGCAGGCTGCTCAGTATGCAAAATCTTTTGTCGAGAAGATTCACAGCGCTTTGAATTCGGATTACGTACTGGGCAATGTCCACCATCATGGGTCAGCCAGCGTTGGAATCAAGTTGTTTCTCGGTGGCGACATGGACCCCGATCAGATTCTCAAGGAAGCTGATTCCGCCATGTATGAGATAAAAAAAGGCCTACTGCAGTAA
- a CDS encoding chemotaxis protein CheB produces the protein MEEPTSHRDAFPIVGIGASAGGLAAFEAFFSGMPADTEPGMAFVLVQHLAPDHKSILTDLIRRYTRMQAFEVEDGMPVRINCAYIIPPNFDMAFLNGALQLLKPVAPHGQRMPIDFFFRSLAQDQHERAIGVVLSGTGSDGTLGLRSIKGEGGMVMAQNPESTEYDGMPRSAIATGLVDYELPPTEMPAQLIAYATHAFGKPPRPATPTPRVESALKKIFVHLRAQTGHDFSQYKPSTIQRRIERRMAVHQLVSMDSYAKFVQQTPEEVDALFRDMLIGVTNFFRDPEAFKALEGQVIPKLFAGKGADDAIRVWVPGCSTGEEAYSLAILLAERQEALKQCFDVQVFATDIDSHAVAVARVGIYPASIAADLTPERLARFFTIEPGGGAYRVHKSIRDLLVFAEQNVIKDPPFSKLDLISCRNLLIYLDGELQKKLIPLFHYAMNPGRYLFLGTSETVSEFGGLFATLDRKQKIFQRKEDFLGSRRAGLGRLLQPMMVVDAATPQTVGKQPTASKKLPLRELTEQALLQQVVQAGVLVNAQGDIFYLHGRTGMYLEPAPGESGPNNILKMAREGLRNDLTIALHKAMATGDTVCCQGLRVKTNGEFTAVNLTVRPVAVAPACTEPGRSTALPQPRLYLVILEPTQEPVIQGPVGKPSLEEPTTVDDADARIAGLKQELRAKEEYLQTANEELETSNEELKSSNEEMQSVNEELQSTNEELETSKEELQSVNEELATVNAELQTKVADLSRAINDMSNLLAGTGIATVFVDHQVRLLRFTPAATKIINLIQSDIGRPVGHIVSNLPGYGTLIADIKAVLDTLIPREAEVQTAEGRWYLMRILPYRTMDNVIEGAVLTFVDITTARKLQDVLWSNEERLRVVLQSTTITLSNQDVGLRYTWIHNPNLGLKGEQIIGKTDADLLSVEDAAVLTALKQQVLDSGKGLRQKVLMTVDGKALVYDLTIEPLRDAAGSVVGLTCASLDVTGQQGGEPPAEIHQHEEKPC, from the coding sequence ATAGAAGAACCAACATCGCATAGAGATGCCTTTCCCATTGTGGGCATCGGGGCTTCGGCTGGGGGGCTGGCAGCTTTTGAGGCATTCTTTTCCGGCATGCCTGCGGATACCGAACCGGGGATGGCTTTTGTGCTGGTGCAGCACCTGGCTCCGGACCACAAGAGCATCCTCACCGACTTGATCCGGCGCTACACCCGCATGCAGGCTTTCGAGGTCGAGGACGGCATGCCAGTTCGGATCAACTGCGCCTACATCATCCCGCCCAATTTCGATATGGCGTTTTTGAACGGCGCACTGCAACTGCTGAAGCCTGTGGCACCGCACGGCCAGCGCATGCCCATCGATTTCTTTTTCCGGTCGCTGGCGCAGGACCAGCACGAGCGAGCCATTGGCGTGGTGCTCTCTGGCACTGGCAGTGACGGAACCTTGGGCTTGCGGTCCATCAAAGGCGAGGGTGGCATGGTCATGGCCCAGAACCCGGAATCCACCGAATATGACGGCATGCCGCGCAGCGCCATCGCTACGGGCCTGGTGGATTACGAACTGCCGCCGACCGAAATGCCCGCCCAGCTTATCGCTTATGCGACCCATGCCTTCGGCAAGCCGCCCCGGCCCGCGACCCCGACGCCCCGGGTGGAGAGCGCGCTGAAAAAAATCTTTGTCCATCTGCGCGCCCAGACTGGCCACGACTTTTCCCAGTACAAGCCTTCCACGATTCAGCGGCGCATCGAACGGCGCATGGCTGTGCATCAGTTGGTCAGCATGGACAGCTACGCCAAGTTCGTCCAGCAGACACCCGAGGAAGTGGATGCGCTGTTTCGCGACATGTTGATCGGCGTAACGAATTTCTTCCGCGACCCCGAAGCATTCAAGGCCCTGGAGGGGCAAGTCATCCCCAAGCTCTTTGCCGGCAAGGGCGCTGACGACGCCATTCGCGTCTGGGTGCCGGGCTGTTCCACCGGCGAGGAGGCATATTCCCTGGCAATTTTGCTGGCCGAGCGCCAGGAGGCGCTAAAACAGTGCTTCGACGTGCAGGTCTTTGCCACCGACATCGACAGCCACGCCGTTGCCGTGGCCCGCGTCGGCATCTATCCGGCATCCATAGCCGCCGACCTTACGCCGGAACGACTGGCGCGTTTTTTCACGATCGAGCCGGGCGGCGGTGCCTACCGGGTACACAAAAGCATCCGCGACTTGCTGGTTTTTGCCGAGCAGAATGTCATCAAGGACCCTCCCTTTTCCAAGCTCGACCTGATCAGTTGTCGCAACCTGCTGATTTATCTGGACGGGGAGTTGCAGAAAAAGCTGATCCCGCTGTTTCACTATGCCATGAACCCCGGCAGGTATCTCTTTCTGGGGACTTCGGAAACCGTGAGCGAGTTCGGCGGTCTCTTTGCCACCCTGGATCGCAAGCAGAAGATATTTCAGCGCAAGGAAGACTTTCTTGGCTCCCGGCGCGCAGGACTAGGCCGGTTGCTGCAGCCCATGATGGTCGTTGATGCGGCGACGCCGCAGACCGTCGGGAAGCAGCCGACTGCCAGCAAAAAACTACCGCTGCGCGAGCTGACCGAACAGGCTTTGTTGCAGCAGGTGGTGCAGGCCGGAGTGCTGGTCAACGCGCAGGGCGACATTTTTTATCTCCATGGCCGCACCGGCATGTATCTGGAGCCTGCCCCAGGTGAGAGCGGCCCCAACAACATTCTGAAAATGGCCCGGGAAGGATTGCGGAACGACCTGACCATTGCCCTGCACAAAGCCATGGCGACCGGGGACACAGTGTGCTGCCAGGGTTTGCGCGTCAAGACCAACGGTGAATTTACCGCCGTGAACCTGACGGTTCGCCCGGTGGCCGTTGCCCCGGCTTGCACCGAGCCTGGTCGAAGTACAGCGTTACCCCAGCCCCGGCTGTATCTGGTGATTTTGGAACCGACACAGGAACCGGTCATCCAGGGGCCAGTCGGCAAACCGTCATTGGAAGAACCGACGACCGTTGATGATGCCGACGCTCGCATCGCCGGGCTTAAGCAGGAGCTGCGGGCCAAGGAGGAGTATCTCCAGACCGCCAACGAAGAACTGGAGACCTCCAACGAAGAGCTGAAATCCTCCAACGAAGAGATGCAGTCGGTGAACGAGGAACTGCAATCCACCAATGAGGAGCTGGAGACTTCCAAGGAGGAGCTGCAATCGGTCAATGAGGAGCTGGCCACGGTCAACGCCGAGTTGCAAACCAAGGTGGCCGACTTGTCGCGGGCCATCAATGACATGAGCAACCTGCTGGCCGGAACCGGCATCGCCACGGTTTTCGTGGACCACCAAGTGCGCCTTTTGCGCTTCACCCCCGCCGCCACGAAAATCATCAACCTGATTCAGAGCGACATCGGCAGGCCGGTGGGCCACATTGTTTCCAACCTGCCCGGCTACGGCACGCTGATAGCGGATATCAAGGCGGTGCTCGATACCCTGATTCCCAGGGAGGCTGAAGTGCAGACCGCCGAGGGCCGGTGGTACCTTATGCGCATCCTGCCCTACCGCACCATGGACAACGTCATTGAGGGCGCGGTGCTCACCTTTGTAGACATCACGACGGCGCGAAAACTGCAAGATGTGCTGTGGTCGAACGAAGAAAGGCTGCGGGTCGTCCTCCAGAGTACGACGATCACCTTGAGCAATCAAGACGTGGGGCTGCGCTATACCTGGATTCATAACCCCAACCTCGGATTGAAGGGGGAACAGATCATCGGCAAAACCGACGCCGATCTTTTGTCTGTAGAGGATGCCGCCGTATTGACGGCCCTCAAGCAACAGGTGCTGGACAGCGGAAAAGGCCTGCGGCAAAAAGTATTGATGACTGTTGATGGCAAAGCCTTGGTGTATGACCTCACAATCGAACCGTTGCGCGATGCAGCCGGCTCGGTTGTCGGCCTTACTTGCGCATCCCTAGATGTCACCGGGCAGCAAGGCGGGGAGCCCCCCGCAGAAATCCATCAACACGAGGAAAAGCCATGCTAG
- a CDS encoding BsuBI/PstI family type II restriction endonuclease: protein MTDKIRDYIKAAHQMIVSLGLPRAQQNERSAFALLALLNLTPGKPWSQAENPLLGITPIMDWVREHYGKEYAPNTRETFRRQTMHQFCDAGVALYNPDKPDRPVNSPKAVYQMEPAALKLLRSFGTLQWHDNLIAYLAERATLVAKYAKEREQHRIPVAIAPGKTITLSPGEHSELIRAIMEDFAPRFAPGSVLVYAGDTGEKWGYFDAALLAELGVEVDVHGKMPDVVLYFTEKNWLLLLESVTSHGPVDGKRHAELAKLFAGSKAGLVFVTAFPNRSVMGRYLGEIAWETEVWVADAPSHLIHFDGVRFLGPYHAP, encoded by the coding sequence ATGACTGACAAGATCAGGGACTACATCAAGGCCGCCCACCAGATGATTGTTTCTCTTGGCCTACCCCGGGCGCAGCAAAACGAGCGATCCGCCTTCGCTTTGCTGGCCTTGCTAAACCTTACGCCGGGCAAACCATGGTCACAGGCAGAGAACCCGCTTCTTGGCATCACGCCAATCATGGATTGGGTTCGGGAGCACTATGGCAAGGAATACGCGCCGAATACCCGCGAGACGTTCCGACGCCAGACCATGCACCAGTTCTGCGATGCGGGCGTGGCCCTCTACAACCCGGACAAGCCCGACCGCCCGGTGAATAGCCCGAAAGCGGTGTATCAGATGGAACCAGCAGCGCTGAAGTTGTTGCGCAGCTTTGGCACGCTGCAGTGGCACGACAACCTCATCGCCTACTTGGCCGAGCGTGCAACACTTGTCGCCAAGTACGCCAAAGAGCGCGAACAGCATCGCATCCCGGTGGCGATTGCACCGGGTAAGACCATCACCCTCAGTCCGGGTGAACATAGCGAGTTGATCCGGGCCATCATGGAGGACTTTGCGCCCCGCTTTGCACCGGGTAGCGTGCTGGTCTATGCAGGGGACACTGGGGAAAAGTGGGGGTACTTTGATGCCGCATTGCTGGCCGAGCTGGGAGTGGAAGTGGACGTGCATGGCAAGATGCCCGATGTAGTTTTGTATTTCACCGAGAAAAATTGGCTGCTGTTGTTGGAGTCCGTCACCAGTCACGGGCCAGTCGATGGGAAGCGCCATGCTGAACTCGCCAAGCTTTTCGCCGGTTCCAAGGCTGGGCTGGTTTTTGTGACTGCCTTTCCGAATCGTTCCGTTATGGGGCGCTACCTTGGAGAAATTGCATGGGAAACGGAGGTGTGGGTGGCGGATGCACCATCTCACCTCATTCACTTCGATGGGGTACGGTTTCTTGGCCCGTACCATGCGCCCTAA
- a CDS encoding HD domain-containing phosphohydrolase, whose protein sequence is MAGALLAIYASLFPANPEVALLLDNYQLWLLVIPFGSTACLYMLYVAPLFRAKATVDTYRGKILDFPLYFVFITIFGWLSSFFQGVILLWIVAPHLPFRDILLGNFGVFGISFISMAIGYFLFEYLNRTYWIPKIFQNRLEYYKDQFQPSIHAKFRIYHLGFSVAPIIFLGWIIAWIDSNHQIISDAQYAYILIFIIFIIVTGTKITGIFSRLFQVPLLQARAATDRIAAGDFDVNVTVHSCDELGVLGERINDMAANLKGNAAHIQQLHQELEQTQREVIFTMGAIGESRSKETGNHVKRVAEYSCLLAKAYNLSIDQAELLKQVSPMHDIGKVAIPDAILNKPGRLSSEEFAVMKTHASIGYEMLCHSSRKLLKAAAIVAHQHHEKFDGSGYPVGLVGEQIHIYGRITAVADVFDALGSARVYKPAWRDEDIYALFREQSGRHFDPRLIELFFANLDGILTIRKKFADIENY, encoded by the coding sequence ATGGCTGGAGCGCTGCTTGCGATTTACGCCTCACTGTTTCCTGCTAATCCGGAAGTAGCTTTATTGCTGGATAACTATCAGCTATGGTTGCTAGTTATCCCATTTGGCAGTACAGCTTGCCTGTATATGCTATACGTGGCACCATTGTTTCGAGCAAAAGCTACGGTTGACACGTATCGTGGCAAGATCTTGGATTTTCCACTGTATTTCGTTTTCATCACGATCTTCGGCTGGCTTTCGAGTTTTTTCCAGGGTGTGATTCTCCTGTGGATCGTTGCTCCGCATCTTCCTTTTCGCGACATCTTGTTGGGAAATTTTGGGGTTTTTGGTATTTCATTCATCTCGATGGCAATTGGTTATTTTTTGTTTGAGTACTTGAATCGTACCTATTGGATACCAAAAATTTTTCAAAACCGGCTTGAATATTATAAAGACCAGTTCCAACCATCGATCCATGCAAAATTCCGTATCTACCATCTTGGTTTTTCGGTAGCGCCGATCATTTTTCTCGGCTGGATCATTGCTTGGATAGATAGTAATCATCAAATTATTTCTGATGCGCAGTATGCTTATATATTGATATTTATTATATTTATTATTGTCACCGGAACAAAAATTACAGGCATATTTTCTAGGTTGTTCCAGGTTCCGTTGTTGCAAGCCAGGGCAGCAACTGACCGCATTGCCGCAGGTGACTTCGACGTCAATGTCACTGTGCATTCTTGCGACGAGTTGGGGGTATTGGGAGAGCGAATCAATGACATGGCTGCCAATCTCAAGGGGAATGCAGCCCACATCCAACAACTTCATCAAGAACTAGAACAGACCCAGAGGGAAGTCATATTCACCATGGGAGCCATTGGTGAGTCGCGTAGCAAAGAGACAGGAAATCATGTTAAGCGGGTTGCTGAATACTCCTGCCTACTGGCCAAGGCATATAACCTGAGTATTGACCAGGCGGAGCTTCTAAAACAAGTCAGTCCGATGCATGACATTGGAAAGGTTGCCATTCCTGATGCCATCCTCAACAAGCCGGGTCGACTGAGTTCCGAGGAATTTGCAGTGATGAAGACTCACGCCAGCATCGGTTATGAGATGCTATGCCATAGCAGTCGGAAACTTCTGAAGGCCGCTGCCATAGTGGCCCACCAACATCACGAAAAGTTCGATGGAAGTGGATATCCAGTAGGTTTGGTTGGCGAGCAGATTCACATTTATGGCCGCATTACTGCGGTTGCCGATGTTTTTGATGCCCTGGGTAGTGCGAGGGTCTACAAACCTGCTTGGCGTGACGAGGATATATATGCATTGTTTCGTGAACAAAGTGGACGGCATTTCGATCCCCGGTTGATCGAACTATTTTTCGCCAACCTTGACGGTATTCTGACAATTCGCAAAAAATTTGCAGATATAGAAAATTACTAA
- a CDS encoding sensor histidine kinase, whose protein sequence is MLDKREKSGQTPGDAAAMRQQAEEQARSIESTIQSPQAPEEIQRVFHELRVHQIELEMQNEELRRAQTEIEAGRARYYDLYDLAPVGYCTLSEKGLILEANLTAATLLGVSCGAMVKQPLSRFIFKEDQDIYYLHRKKLFEKGEHQECELRLVQSDGALFWAHLTATATQSEDGATVCRVVLTDITEQKNAEEEIQKQLCEKEILLREVHHRVKNNIASIENLLSFQAGSTANSEVSLALQDAISRVQSMRILYDNLLMTDDYNEIPIRSYTENLIDSFVAVFILKNNITIERYIANFEINSNKAISIGIIINELLTNIIKYAFKGRDKGVVSVSIDKIDNTVIIVIQDNGIGMDESVMKNKLPGFGLTIVKMLVKHLNGTYSIVNENGTRNIIKFKI, encoded by the coding sequence ATGCTAGACAAAAGGGAAAAATCCGGGCAGACGCCCGGCGATGCCGCAGCGATGCGCCAACAGGCCGAGGAGCAAGCCCGGTCGATCGAGTCGACCATCCAGTCCCCGCAAGCCCCCGAAGAAATTCAGCGGGTGTTCCACGAATTGCGGGTGCATCAGATTGAGCTGGAGATGCAAAACGAGGAGCTGCGCAGGGCACAGACAGAGATCGAAGCTGGGCGGGCGCGCTATTACGACCTCTATGACCTGGCCCCGGTGGGGTACTGCACGCTGTCCGAAAAGGGACTGATTCTGGAGGCCAACCTCACGGCAGCCACGCTGCTGGGCGTGTCTTGCGGCGCGATGGTAAAGCAACCGCTTTCCCGCTTTATCTTCAAGGAAGACCAAGACATCTACTACCTGCACCGTAAGAAGCTCTTTGAAAAGGGCGAACATCAGGAATGCGAACTGCGGCTGGTCCAGTCGGACGGTGCGCTATTTTGGGCTCATTTGACTGCAACGGCTACCCAGTCGGAAGATGGCGCGACGGTCTGCCGCGTAGTGCTGACCGACATTACCGAGCAGAAGAACGCAGAGGAAGAAATACAAAAACAACTCTGCGAAAAAGAGATTCTGTTGAGAGAAGTCCATCACCGTGTCAAAAACAATATTGCCAGTATTGAAAATCTTTTATCATTTCAGGCAGGGTCAACGGCGAATTCTGAAGTGTCCCTCGCACTTCAGGATGCTATTTCTCGTGTGCAAAGTATGCGCATTCTGTACGATAATCTATTGATGACAGATGATTATAATGAAATACCAATTCGCAGTTATACGGAAAACCTTATTGATTCATTTGTTGCGGTATTTATTTTAAAAAATAATATCACCATTGAAAGATATATTGCAAATTTTGAAATCAATTCCAATAAAGCAATTTCTATCGGAATTATTATCAATGAGCTTTTGACTAATATTATCAAATACGCATTCAAAGGCCGTGACAAAGGCGTAGTTTCTGTCTCTATTGATAAAATTGATAATACGGTAATTATTGTTATTCAGGATAATGGTATTGGTATGGATGAAAGTGTTATGAAAAACAAATTACCCGGGTTTGGGCTTACTATCGTTAAAATGCTGGTGAAGCATTTAAATGGAACATATAGTATTGTGAATGAAAATGGAACGAGGAATATTATAAAATTCAAAATATAG